Proteins encoded in a region of the Salinicoccus sp. RF5 genome:
- the hemW gene encoding radical SAM family heme chaperone HemW has translation MVESLYIHIPFCNRICTYCDFNKVLIKNQPVDDYLDALIREIEMIGEDRMKTIFVGGGTPTALTEAQLARLLEVVTAKFTVTDEFTFEANPDELTPGKLDVLKRYGVNRISLGVQTFNEDLLKVLGRSHGYDDIFNAINHMKKIGLDNYSLDLMYNLPGETMGDIEDSLRHIERLKPKHISWYSLIIEPHTVFYNQIRKGRMQVDDDSAEGAKYFHIIEALAERGYPQYEISNFSTPQYESAHNKTYWMNAPYYGAGAGSHGYVGGTRYYNIKPVNHYIQSMKETGSVVKETLPLDEKAQMEEEMFLGLRMNRGVEISRFDRKFSRPMEDVYGSVLEQEIGKGHLEKKDGFISLTEKGRLVGNTVFMEFLL, from the coding sequence ATGGTCGAGAGTCTTTATATTCATATTCCCTTTTGCAACCGCATATGCACGTACTGCGACTTCAATAAGGTACTTATTAAAAATCAGCCGGTCGACGACTATCTGGATGCACTGATCCGGGAGATCGAAATGATCGGGGAGGATCGCATGAAGACGATCTTTGTCGGCGGGGGCACACCGACGGCATTGACGGAGGCACAGCTTGCCCGTCTGCTTGAAGTGGTCACTGCAAAGTTCACGGTGACGGATGAGTTCACGTTCGAGGCCAATCCTGATGAACTGACGCCGGGGAAACTCGATGTGCTCAAAAGGTACGGTGTGAACCGCATCAGCCTTGGCGTGCAGACGTTCAATGAGGACCTGCTGAAGGTACTCGGCCGTTCCCACGGCTATGATGATATATTCAATGCCATCAATCATATGAAGAAGATCGGCCTCGACAACTATTCGCTTGATCTGATGTATAATCTGCCGGGCGAAACCATGGGGGATATAGAAGACAGCCTGCGTCACATCGAACGCCTCAAGCCGAAGCACATCTCTTGGTACTCCCTGATCATCGAACCGCATACGGTGTTCTACAACCAGATCAGGAAAGGTCGGATGCAGGTGGATGATGATTCGGCGGAAGGGGCGAAGTACTTCCATATCATCGAAGCCCTGGCAGAGCGCGGCTATCCCCAGTATGAGATATCAAACTTTTCGACGCCGCAGTATGAATCCGCCCACAATAAGACATATTGGATGAACGCGCCCTATTATGGTGCCGGGGCGGGCAGCCATGGGTATGTCGGCGGGACGCGGTACTACAATATCAAGCCGGTCAACCATTACATCCAGTCCATGAAGGAGACGGGCAGCGTCGTCAAGGAAACCCTGCCACTCGATGAGAAGGCGCAGATGGAGGAGGAGATGTTCCTCGGCCTCCGTATGAACAGAGGCGTCGAAATCTCAAGGTTCGATAGGAAGTTCAGCCGACCGATGGAGGATGTTTATGGATCCGTGCTAGAACAGGAAATAGGAAAGGGACACCTTGAGAAAAAGGATGGTTTCATCTCCCTGACGGAGAAGGGGCGCCTGGTCGGTAACACCGTATTCATGGAGTTCCTGCTCTAA
- the holA gene encoding DNA polymerase III subunit delta — protein sequence MERLQLIHGSNTMRISEKAKALAESYVKEPDAFSIVTLNYKETPVEAIIEEAQTLPFLSDAKAVIVEDAFSFTGAKVRSEVEHNIDLLVEYINNKNDDTLIIFKVYSEQLDNRKKITKLMKSKGKVTEISEMTEQEVRSHIRSVAEKAEVDMAPEALDLFIQLVGIKYDHVTNELEKLLLYVEDTITREDVEEIVSVSLEQNIFKLTDLILSGRKAEAVRLLRVLILQNEEPMQLLHLIISQLRLLYQVKLMQGEGYQGDFIAKSLKVHPYRVKLAAREVRKYRQEELEQKMVKCRDIDYKFKSSYLDRQSLFELFIMEI from the coding sequence ATGGAACGATTACAGCTAATACACGGCAGCAATACCATGAGGATTTCCGAAAAGGCGAAGGCATTGGCCGAGTCCTATGTCAAAGAGCCGGATGCCTTCAGCATAGTCACCCTGAATTATAAAGAGACACCGGTTGAAGCCATTATAGAGGAAGCGCAGACATTGCCGTTCCTCTCGGATGCGAAGGCCGTCATCGTGGAGGATGCCTTTTCCTTCACCGGGGCCAAAGTGCGCTCGGAAGTCGAACACAATATCGACCTGCTTGTGGAATACATCAACAATAAGAATGATGATACGCTCATCATCTTCAAAGTATACAGCGAACAGCTGGACAACAGGAAGAAGATCACCAAGCTGATGAAGTCGAAGGGGAAGGTGACGGAGATCAGCGAAATGACCGAGCAGGAAGTCCGCAGCCATATAAGAAGCGTGGCCGAGAAGGCGGAGGTCGACATGGCGCCTGAAGCCCTCGACCTCTTCATCCAGCTGGTCGGCATCAAGTATGATCACGTGACCAACGAGCTTGAAAAGCTGCTCCTGTATGTGGAGGACACCATCACGAGGGAGGACGTCGAGGAGATCGTCAGCGTCAGCCTGGAGCAGAACATCTTCAAACTGACGGACCTCATCCTCTCGGGCAGGAAGGCGGAAGCGGTAAGGCTGCTCAGGGTGCTCATCCTGCAGAATGAGGAGCCGATGCAGCTTTTGCACCTCATCATCAGCCAGCTCAGGCTGCTTTACCAGGTGAAGCTGATGCAGGGTGAGGGTTATCAGGGGGACTTCATTGCGAAATCCCTCAAGGTCCACCCGTACAGGGTGAAGCTTGCCGCCCGCGAGGTCAGGAAGTACCGGCAGGAGGAGCTTGAACAAAAGATGGTCAAATGCCGGGACATCGACTACAAGTTCAAATCCAGCTATCTGGACAGGCAGAGCCTGTTTGAACTGTTCATCATGGAGATATGA
- the grpE gene encoding nucleotide exchange factor GrpE gives MTENKAKEELEQELDEQASEEETQETSQTETEDVAVEDAADVEADDGDEADSELKAKEEEIEALKQQVETEENKYLKLYAEFENFKRRNRQEMETNNKYKNQDIVEDLLPIIDNFERALKIEGDSDSFNSLLKGVEMVYNDLVNTLMKHDVREIESVGQPFDPNYHQAVMTEASDEDDGIVIEEFQKGYILKDRVIRPSMVKVSE, from the coding sequence GTGACAGAAAATAAAGCCAAGGAAGAATTGGAGCAGGAGCTTGATGAACAGGCTTCTGAAGAGGAAACACAAGAAACCTCCCAAACTGAAACTGAAGACGTGGCGGTTGAAGATGCAGCCGATGTCGAAGCAGATGACGGGGATGAAGCAGATTCAGAACTGAAAGCGAAAGAGGAAGAGATTGAAGCATTGAAGCAACAGGTGGAAACAGAAGAGAACAAGTACCTGAAACTCTATGCGGAATTTGAAAACTTCAAGCGCAGGAACCGCCAGGAAATGGAAACTAACAACAAGTACAAGAACCAGGACATCGTCGAGGATCTGCTCCCGATCATAGACAACTTCGAACGTGCACTCAAGATTGAAGGGGACTCCGACTCGTTCAATTCCCTCCTCAAAGGTGTGGAGATGGTCTACAACGATCTCGTCAACACATTGATGAAGCATGATGTAAGGGAAATAGAGAGTGTCGGACAACCGTTCGACCCGAACTATCACCAGGCCGTGATGACGGAAGCTTCCGACGAAGATGACGGTATCGTCATCGAGGAATTCCAGAAGGGCTACATCCTGAAGGACAGGGTCATCCGCCCGAGCATGGTCAAAGTAAGCGAATAG
- the prmA gene encoding 50S ribosomal protein L11 methyltransferase produces MKWHEVSIQTKESNEEAFALFLNSISKGISVEHSLDILKQKIDDFDDKYRLDPKDYPESDIRIIVYFDETADIEGRLGEIHDFIESQPLDEKSAIVIGTKEINEEDWENEWKKYFHSFRVSEQFVIVPSWELEDYEFQPDDKLIKLDPGMAFGTGDHPTTSMCLKMIENTVKPEHKIIDVGTGSGILTIGSHLMGARDLKATDIDELSIKVARENFELNGCAEDIVLETGDLLKSETGTYDIIIANILAHIIDDMIDDAHELLNAGGNFIASGIITEARDDIIAHMEGAGFSIEEVLEENGWVSILARKA; encoded by the coding sequence ATGAAATGGCATGAAGTATCCATCCAGACGAAGGAAAGCAATGAAGAGGCCTTTGCACTGTTCCTCAATTCGATATCAAAAGGGATCTCCGTCGAGCATTCACTGGATATTCTGAAGCAGAAGATCGATGACTTCGACGATAAATACCGCCTCGATCCGAAGGATTATCCGGAAAGCGACATTCGGATCATCGTCTATTTTGACGAGACTGCAGACATTGAGGGAAGACTCGGTGAAATCCATGATTTCATCGAGTCGCAGCCGCTCGACGAGAAGTCTGCCATCGTCATCGGAACCAAGGAAATCAACGAAGAGGACTGGGAAAACGAATGGAAGAAGTATTTCCACAGCTTCCGCGTCTCCGAACAGTTCGTCATCGTGCCGTCGTGGGAACTTGAGGACTACGAATTCCAGCCGGATGATAAGCTGATCAAACTAGATCCTGGCATGGCTTTCGGCACAGGTGATCATCCGACGACCAGCATGTGCCTCAAAATGATTGAGAATACGGTCAAACCGGAACACAAGATCATTGATGTCGGCACGGGATCGGGCATTCTGACGATCGGCTCCCACCTGATGGGGGCGAGGGACCTCAAGGCGACGGATATCGATGAACTGTCCATAAAGGTCGCCAGGGAAAACTTCGAATTGAATGGATGTGCAGAGGACATCGTGCTTGAAACGGGCGATCTTCTGAAGTCGGAAACAGGCACATACGACATCATCATTGCGAACATCCTCGCCCATATCATCGATGACATGATCGATGATGCGCATGAACTCCTGAATGCGGGCGGCAACTTCATAGCGTCCGGAATCATTACGGAAGCACGTGATGATATCATTGCGCATATGGAGGGTGCCGGCTTCTCGATAGAGGAAGTGCTTGAAGAAAATGGCTGGGTCAGCATTCTGGCCAGGAAAGCGTGA
- a CDS encoding heat-inducible transcription repressor HrcA — MSILTQRQEIILFSIVDDFLKVMMPISSKHLIEKYRLDISSATVRNEMARLEADGFLTKPHTSAGRIPSRKALRFYIDMLNKQIGESEDQLNFNIIPEAGGNMDRNEMSRSLADMISNTTQYLTQVSLSEEDETVKGLFLTPITTNTLLLIIVLESGTIRKIPVEMDGNVTVPELEKLGNEMNVLSYGQSVSSLPSIIHAMRVRRQLGAFKSSIINAVVDGIGEPQQVVGHSGFNHLIHQISTDISTLQLLYDDMESDQLNDIIDLNTIDGVDVYFSDELNRDYDSISVIATNFTVNGMDGNLMIIGPEIMGYKEVIRLMYSIRNQEIRRSDRSDRK; from the coding sequence ATGTCAATTTTAACCCAGAGACAGGAGATCATTCTTTTTTCAATTGTCGATGACTTTTTGAAGGTTATGATGCCGATCAGTTCCAAGCATCTGATTGAAAAGTACAGGCTTGACATCTCTTCGGCGACAGTGAGGAACGAAATGGCCAGGCTGGAAGCGGACGGCTTCCTGACCAAACCCCATACATCAGCCGGCAGGATTCCTTCGAGGAAGGCACTGCGCTTCTATATAGATATGCTCAACAAGCAGATCGGCGAATCCGAAGACCAGCTGAACTTCAACATCATCCCGGAAGCGGGAGGGAATATGGACCGCAATGAGATGAGCCGGTCCCTGGCCGATATGATCAGCAATACGACACAGTATCTGACACAGGTTTCCCTGTCCGAAGAGGACGAAACAGTCAAGGGTCTTTTTCTGACGCCCATCACCACAAACACACTACTCCTTATCATCGTCCTTGAGTCGGGAACAATCAGAAAGATACCGGTTGAAATGGATGGAAATGTCACTGTTCCAGAGCTTGAAAAGCTTGGCAATGAAATGAATGTGCTCTCATATGGACAGTCTGTGAGCAGCCTGCCGTCGATCATCCATGCGATGCGTGTCAGGCGTCAGCTCGGCGCTTTCAAATCAAGCATCATCAACGCGGTCGTTGATGGAATAGGTGAACCCCAGCAGGTGGTCGGCCATTCCGGCTTCAATCATCTGATCCACCAGATCAGCACGGATATCAGTACATTACAGCTACTGTACGATGATATGGAATCGGATCAGTTGAATGATATCATCGATCTCAATACAATAGATGGGGTCGACGTATATTTCAGTGACGAGCTGAATCGGGATTATGATTCCATTTCGGTCATTGCGACGAATTTCACCGTCAATGGCATGGATGGGAATCTAATGATAATTGGTCCTGAAATAATGGGGTACAAGGAAGTCATCCGACTGATGTATTCCATCCGGAACCAGGAAATAAGAAGGAGTGATCGCAGTGACAGAAAATAA
- the dnaJ gene encoding molecular chaperone DnaJ: MAKKDYYEVLGVGKGASKDEIKKAYRKLSKKYHPDINKEEGSDEKFKEISEAYEILSDEDKRAQYDRFGHEGMNQQFGGGGGFSSAGGFGGFEDIFSSFFGGGSRMDPNAPRKGDDLQYTMTVNFDEAVFGVTKTITIKKEVNCDTCDGTGAKPGTSKSTCKMCSGAGRVAVEQNTPFGRVQTERTCPTCNGSGEEIEDPCNSCKGAGTVTKDVQIEVTVPEGVDNGQQIRLQGKGDPGINGGPAGDLYIVFRVRPDSRFTRDGDDIHFELPISFAQAALGDEVKVPTLSSEVVLTIPAGTQSGKRFRLKEKGVKNVHGYGYGDQFVTVKVVTPTKLTDREADLFRQLAEHGGEDITEQNENFFDKTKRFFKGD, translated from the coding sequence ATGGCGAAAAAAGATTATTATGAGGTGCTTGGCGTCGGTAAAGGTGCTTCAAAGGATGAAATAAAGAAGGCCTACCGAAAGCTCTCGAAAAAGTACCATCCGGATATAAATAAGGAAGAAGGTTCCGATGAAAAGTTCAAGGAAATATCGGAAGCCTATGAAATATTGAGTGACGAGGACAAGCGGGCGCAGTACGACCGCTTTGGCCATGAAGGCATGAACCAGCAGTTTGGCGGCGGTGGCGGATTCAGCAGCGCCGGCGGATTCGGCGGATTCGAGGATATATTCAGCTCATTCTTCGGCGGCGGCTCCAGAATGGATCCGAATGCACCTAGGAAAGGTGACGACCTTCAATATACGATGACCGTCAACTTTGATGAGGCCGTCTTCGGTGTCACCAAGACCATCACAATCAAAAAAGAAGTCAACTGTGATACTTGCGACGGTACCGGTGCGAAGCCAGGCACATCCAAATCGACATGTAAGATGTGCTCCGGTGCCGGCCGTGTAGCTGTAGAGCAGAATACACCATTCGGCAGGGTACAGACCGAACGCACATGTCCGACCTGCAACGGTTCAGGGGAAGAGATAGAGGATCCTTGCAACAGCTGTAAAGGTGCCGGCACTGTTACGAAAGACGTTCAGATTGAAGTCACTGTCCCTGAGGGTGTCGACAATGGCCAGCAGATCAGACTGCAGGGTAAAGGCGACCCTGGAATCAACGGTGGACCGGCGGGAGACCTCTATATCGTGTTCCGCGTCAGACCGGACTCCAGGTTCACAAGGGACGGCGATGACATCCACTTCGAACTGCCGATTTCATTTGCACAGGCGGCGCTCGGTGATGAAGTGAAAGTACCGACATTGAGCTCGGAAGTTGTGCTTACGATTCCTGCAGGCACCCAGTCCGGCAAACGCTTCCGCCTCAAGGAAAAAGGCGTGAAGAACGTCCATGGATATGGCTACGGTGACCAGTTCGTCACTGTGAAGGTCGTTACGCCGACCAAGCTTACAGATCGTGAAGCAGATCTGTTCCGGCAGCTTGCCGAACATGGCGGCGAAGACATCACCGAGCAGAATGAGAATTTCTTCGACAAGACAAAACGATTCTTTAAGGGTGACTAG
- the lepA gene encoding translation elongation factor 4 has translation MNDQERLKRQEKIRNFSIIAHIDHGKSTLADRILENTKSVASREMKAQLLDSMDLERERGITIKLNAVQLKYTAKDGEDYIFHLIDTPGHVDFTYEVSRSLAACEGAVLVVDAAQGIEAQTLANVYLALDNDLELIPVINKIDLPAADPDRIAQEVEDVIGLDKDEAIRASAKANIGIEEILERVVETVPAPAGDPSAPLKALIFDSVFDPYRGVISSIRIMEGTVKPGDKIRMMATGKEFEVAEVGINTPKPLPVKELTVGDVGYLMASVKNVSDSRVGDTITLADNPAESPLEGYKKMNPMVYCGIYPIDTGKYNDLREALEKLELNDSSLVYEPETSQALGFGFRTGFLGLLHMEIVQERIEREFGIELIATAPSVIYEVYMTDGSVVTVDNPAEMPDPQKIDHIEEPYVKSTVMVPNEYVGAVMELCQKKRGNFVNMDYLDDIRVNIIYEIPLSEVVFDFFDQLKSQTKGYASFDYELIGYQESRLVKMDILLNNEKVDALSVIVHREFAYDRGKNIVEKLKTLIPRQQFEVPVQAAIGNKVIARTNIKSMGKNVLSKCYGGDISRKRKLLEKQKEGKKKMKAVGNVEIPQEAFLSVLKMDEE, from the coding sequence ATGAATGATCAAGAGCGTTTGAAACGTCAGGAAAAAATAAGGAACTTTTCAATCATCGCCCATATTGATCACGGCAAGAGTACACTCGCAGACCGTATTCTTGAAAACACCAAGTCCGTTGCATCAAGGGAGATGAAAGCGCAGCTCCTGGATTCGATGGATCTGGAACGTGAGCGCGGCATCACAATCAAACTGAATGCGGTACAGCTTAAATATACTGCCAAAGACGGGGAAGACTACATCTTTCATCTGATCGATACACCGGGACATGTCGACTTTACATACGAGGTCTCGAGGTCCCTTGCGGCGTGTGAAGGCGCCGTGCTTGTTGTGGATGCTGCACAGGGCATTGAAGCACAGACACTTGCCAATGTGTATCTGGCACTGGATAATGATCTTGAGCTGATACCTGTCATCAACAAGATCGACCTGCCTGCAGCAGACCCGGACCGGATTGCCCAGGAGGTGGAGGATGTCATCGGACTCGACAAGGATGAGGCTATCCGTGCATCTGCAAAGGCGAATATCGGCATCGAGGAGATTCTGGAGCGCGTCGTCGAGACGGTCCCTGCACCTGCAGGTGATCCGTCCGCACCCCTCAAGGCACTAATCTTCGACTCTGTCTTCGATCCATACCGGGGCGTCATCTCCTCCATAAGAATCATGGAAGGGACTGTAAAACCGGGGGACAAGATCAGGATGATGGCGACAGGCAAGGAATTCGAAGTGGCTGAAGTCGGCATCAACACGCCGAAGCCGCTGCCTGTCAAGGAACTGACCGTCGGTGATGTCGGCTACCTCATGGCATCCGTGAAGAATGTCAGCGACTCCCGCGTCGGGGACACGATCACTCTGGCCGACAATCCTGCGGAATCACCGCTTGAAGGCTATAAGAAGATGAATCCTATGGTCTACTGCGGCATCTATCCGATTGATACGGGCAAATACAACGATCTGCGGGAGGCGCTCGAAAAGTTGGAACTGAACGATTCCTCCCTCGTCTATGAGCCGGAGACATCCCAGGCACTCGGATTCGGTTTCCGTACCGGATTCCTCGGACTGCTCCATATGGAGATCGTCCAGGAACGCATCGAGCGTGAATTCGGCATCGAACTGATTGCGACTGCACCATCGGTAATCTACGAAGTGTACATGACGGACGGCTCTGTGGTTACAGTGGATAACCCTGCAGAAATGCCGGATCCACAGAAGATCGACCATATCGAGGAGCCCTATGTCAAATCCACGGTCATGGTGCCGAACGAGTATGTCGGCGCGGTGATGGAGCTCTGCCAGAAGAAGCGCGGCAACTTCGTCAACATGGATTACCTGGATGACATCCGGGTCAACATCATCTATGAGATTCCGCTGTCGGAAGTCGTATTTGACTTCTTCGATCAGCTCAAGAGTCAGACCAAGGGTTATGCATCATTCGACTACGAACTCATCGGCTACCAGGAGAGCAGACTGGTCAAGATGGACATACTGCTGAACAATGAGAAGGTTGATGCACTCAGTGTCATCGTCCACCGCGAATTCGCATATGACCGGGGCAAGAATATCGTGGAGAAGCTCAAGACACTCATTCCCCGCCAGCAGTTCGAAGTGCCGGTCCAGGCCGCAATCGGAAACAAGGTCATCGCACGGACGAACATCAAATCGATGGGCAAGAACGTACTTTCCAAGTGCTACGGCGGAGACATCAGCCGGAAACGCAAACTGCTTGAGAAGCAGAAGGAAGGAAAAAAGAAAATGAAGGCAGTCGGAAATGTCGAGATACCTCAGGAGGCATTCCTTTCTGTACTTAAAATGGATGAAGAGTAG
- the dnaK gene encoding molecular chaperone DnaK, which translates to MSKVIGIDLGTTNSVVSVLEGGEPKVIQNAEGNRTTPSVVSFKDGEKQVGEVAKRQAITNPNTIMSIKRHMGTDHKENIDGKEYTPQEISAMILQNLKETAESYLGEKVAKAVVTVPAYFNDSERQATKDAGRIAGLEVERIINEPTAAALAYGLDKQEQDEKVLVFDLGGGTFDVSILELGDGVFEVLSTAGDNRLGGDDFDKVIIDHLVESFKKENGIDLSQDKMAMQRLKDAAEKAKKDLSGVSSTQISLPFISAGEAGPLHLEMNLTRAKFEELSNSLVERTMGPTRQAIKDAGIDRNEIDQVILVGGSTRIPAVQEAIKKETGKEPNKSVNPDEVVAMGAAIQGGVLSGDVQDVVLLDVTPLSLGIETMGGVSTVLIERNTTIPTSKSQVFSTASDNQPAVDIHVLQGERPMAADNKTLGRFQLTDIPPAPRGVPQIEVTFDIDKNGIVNVTAKDQGTGKEQKITIESSSNLSDDDIDRMVEEAEKNAEEDKKRREEVDLRNEADQLVFTTDKTIEDLGDKVDAEEKEKAESAKEDLKKALEGSDMDEIKSKKEALEQIVQGMSMKLYEQMAQEQQAQEGADASQESGDDVVDADFKEVDEDDKK; encoded by the coding sequence ATGAGTAAAGTTATAGGCATAGACTTGGGAACAACAAACTCTGTCGTATCCGTATTGGAAGGCGGAGAACCGAAAGTCATCCAGAATGCAGAAGGCAACCGTACGACGCCGTCCGTCGTGTCATTCAAAGATGGCGAAAAACAGGTCGGTGAAGTCGCGAAGCGCCAGGCGATCACCAACCCGAACACAATCATGTCCATCAAGAGGCATATGGGTACAGATCACAAGGAAAACATCGATGGCAAGGAATACACACCTCAGGAAATCTCTGCAATGATCCTCCAGAACCTGAAGGAAACTGCAGAAAGCTACCTGGGCGAAAAGGTTGCCAAAGCTGTCGTAACAGTACCGGCCTACTTCAACGACTCAGAGCGCCAGGCGACGAAGGATGCCGGACGCATCGCCGGACTTGAAGTGGAGCGCATCATCAACGAACCGACTGCCGCGGCGCTTGCATACGGCCTCGACAAGCAGGAACAGGATGAAAAAGTACTTGTATTCGACCTCGGTGGCGGTACATTCGACGTCTCCATCCTTGAACTCGGCGACGGCGTATTTGAAGTACTATCCACAGCCGGTGACAACCGCCTTGGCGGGGACGACTTCGACAAGGTCATCATCGATCATCTCGTAGAGTCATTCAAGAAGGAGAACGGCATCGACCTCTCCCAGGACAAGATGGCAATGCAGCGCCTGAAAGATGCTGCTGAAAAAGCGAAGAAAGACCTTTCCGGTGTATCTTCCACACAGATTTCACTGCCATTCATTTCAGCAGGGGAAGCAGGACCACTGCACCTTGAAATGAACCTGACACGTGCAAAATTTGAAGAACTTTCCAACAGCCTTGTAGAGCGTACGATGGGACCTACACGCCAGGCGATCAAAGACGCCGGCATCGACAGGAACGAGATCGATCAGGTCATCCTCGTGGGTGGTTCTACACGTATCCCGGCTGTACAGGAAGCCATCAAGAAGGAAACCGGCAAAGAGCCGAACAAGAGTGTCAACCCGGACGAAGTTGTTGCAATGGGTGCAGCCATCCAGGGTGGTGTACTTTCCGGAGATGTACAGGACGTTGTTCTGCTTGACGTGACGCCACTGTCACTCGGCATCGAAACGATGGGCGGTGTATCCACAGTCCTCATCGAGCGCAATACGACGATTCCGACAAGCAAGTCCCAAGTATTCTCCACAGCTTCCGACAACCAGCCGGCCGTGGATATCCATGTACTGCAAGGTGAGCGTCCAATGGCGGCAGACAACAAGACGCTTGGCCGTTTCCAGCTGACGGACATTCCACCGGCACCAAGGGGCGTGCCTCAAATCGAAGTGACATTCGATATCGACAAGAACGGTATCGTCAATGTTACTGCGAAGGACCAAGGTACGGGCAAAGAGCAGAAGATCACAATCGAATCCAGCTCCAACCTCTCTGATGACGATATCGACAGGATGGTCGAAGAAGCTGAAAAGAACGCAGAAGAAGACAAGAAACGCCGTGAAGAAGTGGATCTGAGAAACGAAGCGGATCAGCTTGTATTCACAACAGACAAAACAATTGAAGACCTTGGAGACAAAGTCGACGCTGAAGAGAAAGAAAAGGCGGAAAGTGCAAAAGAAGACCTCAAGAAAGCACTTGAAGGTTCCGACATGGATGAAATCAAATCCAAGAAGGAAGCACTTGAACAGATTGTCCAGGGCATGTCCATGAAACTCTATGAGCAGATGGCTCAGGAGCAGCAGGCCCAGGAAGGTGCAGATGCTTCCCAGGAGTCCGGCGATGATGTCGTGGACGCAGACTTCAAAGAAGTGGACGAAGACGATAAGAAATAA
- the rpsT gene encoding 30S ribosomal protein S20, translating to MPNIKSAIKRVKTTESAHNQNIAQKSEMRTAVKRAMTAKENNSENVETLVSNAVKHVDKASKKNLIHGNKAARMKSKLMAK from the coding sequence ATGCCTAACATTAAATCAGCAATCAAAAGAGTGAAGACTACTGAATCCGCTCATAATCAGAACATTGCTCAAAAAAGTGAGATGCGCACAGCTGTCAAACGCGCAATGACTGCTAAAGAAAATAATTCAGAAAACGTTGAGACACTCGTTTCAAACGCTGTGAAACACGTAGATAAAGCTTCCAAAAAGAACTTGATCCACGGTAACAAAGCAGCACGTATGAAATCCAAGCTCATGGCAAAATAA